Proteins from a single region of Paenibacillus sp. BIHB 4019:
- a CDS encoding helix-turn-helix transcriptional regulator: MSDRIRLEALASFLKAKRAGIKPQAVGLPAGIRRRTPGLRREEVAQLANVSATWYTWLEQGRDIHVSTQVLESIAGALLLTADERDYIFGLAFGHHAGTGGGGLKLEEEELPLSPSLQRILTELRYCPTIISDRHCHIVGWNEAAAHVFVDFKSIPYAERNLIRLLFTRKELRSLAVNWETFVEGYLAIFRTYYGQYMGDEWYDHFIEEMSRLHPEFEALWQRSQVSRSPEVTIEFRHSKTSKMLFALTSFQVLGSVDLRCTVYTPVEESGTEEKLRRLLGTT; the protein is encoded by the coding sequence TTGTCCGATCGTATTCGGCTAGAAGCGCTTGCGTCTTTTCTGAAGGCGAAGCGCGCTGGAATTAAGCCGCAGGCAGTGGGCTTGCCTGCTGGCATTCGGCGGCGGACGCCGGGACTGCGCAGGGAGGAAGTGGCGCAGCTGGCGAACGTCAGCGCAACCTGGTATACGTGGCTGGAGCAGGGGCGGGACATTCATGTGTCCACCCAAGTGCTGGAGTCGATTGCAGGCGCGCTGCTGCTGACAGCGGATGAACGCGACTATATTTTCGGACTGGCGTTTGGCCATCATGCCGGTACAGGCGGGGGCGGCTTGAAGCTCGAAGAGGAGGAGCTTCCGCTTAGCCCTTCCTTGCAGCGGATCTTAACGGAGCTTCGTTATTGTCCGACGATTATTTCCGACCGCCATTGCCATATTGTCGGCTGGAACGAGGCAGCTGCGCATGTATTCGTCGATTTCAAATCCATTCCGTATGCCGAGCGGAACCTGATTCGCCTCCTGTTTACCCGCAAGGAACTGCGCAGCCTAGCCGTCAATTGGGAAACGTTCGTGGAAGGCTACCTTGCGATCTTCCGCACCTATTACGGCCAATATATGGGCGATGAATGGTATGATCATTTTATCGAGGAAATGTCGCGGCTCCATCCTGAATTTGAAGCATTATGGCAGCGCAGCCAGGTCAGCCGCTCACCGGAGGTCACGATCGAATTCCGCCACTCCAAAACAAGCAAAATGCTGTTCGCGCTGACCTCCTTTCAAGTGCTTGGGAGCGTAGACCTGCGGTGCACCGTCTATACTCCGGTGGAGGAATCAGGGACGGAAGAGAAGCTGCGGAGATTATTGGGCACTACATAA
- a CDS encoding suppressor of fused domain protein, with product MSTRADVLEKVLEGSPYFQFLYKNASEIGFEFENGCELVLLTGRINEEENHLAAALGLSKYNHGIVDIQTFESSEKVEAEIWVRLDEQELIGLSINGKSVTKLSFASSNKGEILYPSVEKILQRIFMPLSPNKYPLEDRVELVYGGLFGFIEPSVIWGNQQSDLFVFKYPRAYKGLDAFITSGFSNPNLPSSQIKSTDFKISGYGYELIIFAKPDEEVLKKELISWAQYVDNGNGHIYPGQYLEYKEGNIPQTDISGFIIVPPIDFPEFIPVSDGYARLNVLIGVTSKELAIVKQEDVYTIADEFFNQDYINYTPSKRESVI from the coding sequence ATGAGTACAAGAGCAGATGTATTAGAAAAAGTATTAGAAGGATCACCTTACTTTCAGTTTTTATATAAGAATGCATCAGAAATTGGATTTGAGTTTGAAAATGGATGCGAACTAGTTTTATTAACCGGGAGAATCAATGAAGAGGAAAATCACCTTGCTGCTGCTTTAGGCCTTTCAAAATATAATCATGGTATTGTAGACATTCAAACCTTTGAATCCTCTGAAAAGGTAGAGGCTGAAATTTGGGTGCGCTTAGATGAACAAGAACTAATCGGACTTTCAATAAATGGTAAATCTGTAACTAAATTAAGTTTTGCTTCATCAAATAAGGGAGAAATTTTGTATCCTTCTGTAGAAAAGATATTACAAAGAATTTTTATGCCATTGAGTCCAAATAAGTATCCATTAGAAGATCGAGTAGAATTGGTATACGGCGGTTTATTTGGATTTATAGAACCAAGCGTCATTTGGGGAAATCAACAAAGCGATTTATTTGTTTTTAAATATCCACGTGCGTATAAGGGGTTGGATGCATTTATTACCTCGGGGTTCAGCAATCCTAATCTCCCTTCATCTCAAATTAAGTCAACAGATTTCAAAATTTCAGGTTATGGCTATGAGTTAATCATTTTTGCAAAACCTGACGAAGAAGTATTAAAAAAAGAACTAATTAGTTGGGCTCAGTATGTTGATAACGGTAATGGACATATATATCCGGGACAGTATTTGGAGTATAAAGAAGGGAATATTCCTCAAACTGATATTAGTGGGTTTATTATTGTGCCTCCAATAGATTTTCCAGAATTTATTCCAGTAAGTGATGGGTACGCACGTTTGAACGTGCTTATAGGAGTAACTTCAAAGGAACTGGCTATAGTTAAACAAGAAGATGTATATACAATAGCTGATGAATTTTTTAATCAAGATTATATTAATTATACTCCATCAAAAAGAGAATCAGTAATTTAG
- a CDS encoding SUKH-3 domain-containing protein, with protein MSILALETMSILRASGWFPERKTDITSMVDFLKSKGYEIDQSLIDVLSEFGGLKCKFKRPNGNKDSFYINPEEAFGDYYDKEDFDEIEKRVGEGITAIGQARNENTMMFISTSGKIYGETGYCLVKFGEDIYNAMNTLCLVLPGEQLE; from the coding sequence ATGAGTATTCTTGCACTTGAAACAATGAGTATTCTGAGGGCATCGGGTTGGTTCCCTGAAAGAAAGACTGATATAACTAGCATGGTGGATTTTTTAAAATCGAAAGGTTATGAAATTGATCAATCTCTTATAGATGTTTTAAGTGAATTTGGAGGTTTAAAATGTAAATTTAAGCGTCCTAATGGTAATAAGGACTCATTTTATATAAACCCAGAAGAAGCGTTTGGTGATTATTACGATAAAGAAGACTTTGATGAAATAGAAAAACGTGTGGGGGAGGGAATAACCGCTATAGGTCAAGCGAGAAATGAAAATACGATGATGTTTATATCAACCTCGGGAAAAATATATGGAGAAACAGGATATTGTTTGGTTAAATTCGGTGAAGATATATATAATGCAATGAATACACTATGTTTGGTTCTACCAGGGGAACAACTAGAATAA
- a CDS encoding transposase has product MQTKKEFVVEVLSGYWIEAVARQHGLSPKTLGNWVRQYQDDLMVKKQREDKQLEQDAAQFQDLQKKYEEAVKLLGEIELEIPLREIWLKKSIPTGSSEPLDWTRLPRAYRAADLRGSSIVK; this is encoded by the coding sequence GTGCAAACGAAGAAAGAGTTTGTAGTGGAGGTGCTGTCGGGGTACTGGATAGAGGCGGTAGCCCGGCAGCATGGCCTCTCCCCTAAAACACTCGGAAACTGGGTTCGCCAATATCAGGATGACCTTATGGTAAAAAAGCAAAGAGAGGACAAGCAGCTCGAGCAAGATGCTGCACAGTTTCAGGACCTCCAAAAGAAATACGAGGAAGCCGTTAAGCTGTTGGGTGAAATAGAACTGGAGATCCCTCTCCGCGAGATCTGGTTAAAAAAAAGTATCCCGACTGGAAGTAGCGAGCCATTGGATTGGACAAGGCTACCCCGTGCTTACCGTGCTGCGGATTTGCGGGGTTCCTCGATTGTAAAATAA
- a CDS encoding Imm3 family immunity protein gives MNNKYEELFESFNETYKEYKERKLNNSNALERTMDDFELIMNRGDLEKAIILVSYGEFALKQPYMFYKSKDYLLEKLNEIAFESLEQQLTPEQYNVLIVRKNYVLKEIEKKPLNFNPRTFWYYEEIGNEVNGYFNAIFIPTKSANELAEDVLKRFERDCEHTIGEKIGVYATLAERLIEYNLTDTKYLMRIEETLKDFNVDDVGDQLSQDEKQKLQLQIEGVLKRLPDAK, from the coding sequence ATGAATAACAAATACGAAGAATTATTTGAGTCATTTAATGAAACATACAAAGAGTATAAAGAAAGAAAATTAAACAACTCTAATGCTCTGGAACGAACAATGGATGATTTTGAATTAATTATGAACAGAGGAGACCTTGAGAAAGCAATTATTTTGGTTTCTTACGGTGAATTTGCATTAAAACAACCCTATATGTTTTATAAGTCTAAAGATTATTTATTAGAAAAGTTAAATGAAATTGCTTTTGAATCATTAGAACAGCAGTTAACTCCCGAACAATATAACGTTTTGATTGTCAGAAAAAATTATGTTCTAAAAGAAATTGAAAAAAAACCTTTGAATTTTAATCCAAGGACTTTCTGGTATTATGAGGAAATTGGAAATGAAGTGAATGGATACTTTAATGCCATTTTCATTCCTACCAAAAGTGCTAATGAACTGGCAGAAGATGTTCTAAAGCGTTTTGAACGTGATTGTGAACATACAATAGGTGAAAAGATTGGAGTTTACGCTACATTAGCTGAACGATTAATAGAATATAATTTAACGGATACTAAATATTTAATGCGCATTGAAGAAACTTTGAAAGATTTTAACGTTGATGATGTCGGTGATCAACTATCTCAGGATGAGAAACAAAAGCTACAATTACAAATAGAAGGTGTATTAAAGCGGCTACCAGATGCTAAATAA
- the fabF gene encoding beta-ketoacyl-ACP synthase II codes for MNRVVVTGLGVVSPLGVGVETFWQGMLAGKSGIGPIDTFDASNHKTHFAGLVRDFNPEERFGKKEARKMDRFTQFGLAAAEEALADSGLQLEQLDRERLAVYVGSGIGGLQTLQDNEGQLRQRGPGRVSPLLVPMMIANMAAAQISIRLGSLGPTLAPVTACSVGNTAIGEAFRLIRGGWADVVFAGGSEAAVTDIAVAGFGNATAISTRNEEPERASRPFDNGRDGFVMSEGAGIMVLESLEHAQSRGARIYAEVVGYGATSDAYHIVATPPDGDGAYRAMKLALQEAGLAPADVDVISAHATSTEVGDRSEASAIRRLFAADGKQPPAVTATKSMLGHMLGASGGAQAIALAKGLQEGVITPTINYEQPDPDCGDLDIVANEARRANIKVGLTNSFGFGGHNAVIAMRKFEE; via the coding sequence ATGAATAGAGTCGTTGTGACGGGGCTTGGTGTCGTATCGCCATTAGGAGTAGGAGTCGAGACGTTTTGGCAAGGAATGCTTGCGGGAAAATCGGGCATTGGCCCTATCGATACATTCGATGCATCAAACCATAAGACGCATTTCGCCGGTCTAGTGCGGGATTTTAATCCAGAGGAGCGGTTTGGGAAAAAAGAAGCCCGCAAAATGGACCGCTTCACCCAGTTTGGCCTCGCGGCAGCGGAAGAGGCGCTTGCCGATTCGGGCTTGCAGCTGGAACAGCTGGACCGTGAGCGGCTTGCGGTATATGTCGGCTCTGGCATTGGCGGCCTGCAAACGCTGCAGGATAACGAAGGGCAGCTGCGTCAGCGCGGGCCAGGCCGGGTCAGCCCGCTGCTTGTGCCAATGATGATTGCCAATATGGCAGCTGCCCAAATCAGCATCAGGCTTGGCTCGCTCGGCCCGACGCTTGCGCCAGTTACTGCCTGCTCTGTGGGCAATACCGCCATTGGCGAGGCGTTCCGCCTCATTCGCGGCGGCTGGGCGGACGTTGTGTTTGCTGGAGGCTCAGAGGCGGCCGTAACAGATATTGCGGTCGCAGGCTTCGGCAATGCGACAGCGATTTCGACTCGCAACGAGGAGCCGGAGCGGGCAAGCCGTCCTTTTGACAACGGCCGGGATGGCTTCGTCATGTCGGAAGGAGCGGGCATTATGGTGTTGGAATCGCTTGAGCATGCGCAAAGCAGAGGAGCGCGGATTTATGCGGAGGTTGTAGGCTATGGAGCAACCTCGGATGCTTATCATATAGTAGCGACGCCGCCTGATGGAGATGGTGCCTACCGGGCGATGAAGCTTGCGCTGCAGGAAGCGGGACTAGCCCCTGCGGATGTGGATGTCATTAGTGCACATGCCACAAGCACTGAGGTTGGCGACCGCTCGGAGGCTTCGGCGATTCGCCGCTTGTTTGCAGCGGATGGCAAGCAGCCGCCAGCTGTCACGGCGACGAAGTCGATGCTGGGGCATATGCTTGGCGCATCGGGAGGGGCACAGGCGATTGCCCTCGCCAAAGGCTTGCAGGAAGGCGTCATTACGCCGACGATCAATTATGAGCAACCTGACCCGGACTGCGGAGATTTGGACATAGTAGCGAACGAAGCGCGCCGCGCAAATATAAAGGTCGGCCTCACGAACTCCTTCGGCTTCGGCGGCCACAATGCCGTCATTGCGATGCGCAAATTTGAGGAGTAA
- a CDS encoding deaminase domain-containing protein, translating into MNKVLNSVKGNFCYSSVELDVKLPKDEYYAHSQVTKHSGNPNIKDISEYPENPVFNATDAPNSRGRETLRDDDTEYKILNNIAKDLGDKPDVKGKITLFTEKDTCGSCNYLISKFKEKYPNIEVEVVHNRGVEITPIK; encoded by the coding sequence TTGAACAAGGTATTAAATAGTGTAAAAGGTAATTTTTGTTATTCTTCTGTTGAGCTAGATGTAAAATTACCAAAAGATGAATACTATGCTCATAGTCAAGTAACAAAACATTCAGGTAATCCTAATATAAAAGATATATCCGAATACCCTGAAAATCCAGTATTTAATGCAACTGATGCTCCTAATTCACGTGGGAGAGAAACTTTAAGAGATGATGATACAGAGTATAAAATTTTAAATAATATAGCAAAAGATTTGGGGGATAAACCAGATGTGAAAGGGAAAATTACTTTATTTACAGAAAAAGATACATGCGGTAGTTGTAATTACTTAATAAGTAAATTTAAAGAAAAGTATCCTAATATTGAGGTGGAAGTTGTTCATAATCGAGGAGTTGAAATTACACCTATTAAATAA